A part of Gemmatimonas groenlandica genomic DNA contains:
- a CDS encoding potassium-transporting ATPase subunit F — MSAESAIASVMAVAVLVYLTYTLIRPEKF, encoded by the coding sequence ATGAGCGCCGAAAGTGCCATCGCCTCGGTGATGGCTGTGGCCGTGCTTGTCTATCTGACATACACGCTTATCCGTCCCGAAAAATTCTGA